DNA sequence from the Arthrobacter crystallopoietes genome:
GAAGGCAGGCAACGCGCTCAAGTCCCTGCTGGATCTCGGGGCCAAGGAAGCCACAGTACTGCGCGACGGCGCCGAGGTAAAAGTGTCCGCTGAGCAGCTGGTTCCCGGCGACCTTATCGTGGTCCGGCCCGGCGAAAAGATCGCCACGGACGGCTACGTGGTCGAGGGGCATTCCGCCGTCGACACGTCGCTGATCACCGGCGAATCCGTCCCGGTGGAAGTGGACGTGGACGACACGGTCACCGGCGCCACCATCAACACTTCCGGCCGTCTGCTGGTCCGGGCGACCCGCGTCGGCTCGGATACCACCTTGGCGCAGATGGGCCGGCTGGTCAGCCAGGCGCAGGCGGGCAAGGCGCCGATCGCCCGGCTGGCGGACCGTATCAGTTCAGTCTTCGTCCCCATTGTGATCGCCATCGCCGTCGTTACTTTTGTCCTCTGGCTGGTCCTCACGGGCGATCTGGAGTCCGCCTTCACCGCGGCCGTGACGGTGCTGGTCATTGCCTGCCCCTGCGCGCTGGGGCTGGCCACGCCGACCGCGCTGCTCACCGGCACGGGCCGGGGCGCGCAGCTGGGCATCCTGATCAAGGGGCCGCAGATCCTCGAGGACACCCGCCACGTGGACACCATTCTGCTGGACAAGACGGGCACAGTGACCACCGGCAAGCAGGCTGTTTCCGGCGTCGTCGCCCTTGGCTCCCATACCGAGGACGAGGTGCTGGCGCTGGCCGGCGCGGTCGAATCCGGTTCCGAGCACCCGATCGCCCACGCGATCGTCGAAGCCGCCAAGGAGCGCCTCACCGCGGCCGCTACCCGCACCGGCGTGACAGCTGCGGGCACGTCCGCCCAGCCGGGTTTGCCGGCACTGGCTGATTTCCACAGTGCGGCCGGGGGCGGTGTGCGCGGCATCGTGACAAATAACGACGGCGGACGGCTCACCGTGGTGGCGGGCCGCACCGGCTGGCTGGAAGAAAACGGCATCAACCTGCCGCCGCAGGACCGCGCCATGCTGCTGGAACAGCAGGAGTCCGGCGCGACCGCCATCTGGGTGGCCGTGGACGGCGGACTTGCCGGCATCGTCAGCCTCAAGGACACCATCAAGGACAGCTCTGCCGCGGCGATTGCCCGTCTCAAGGAACTGGGCCTCCGCCCGATCCTGCTGACCGGAGACAACGGCGCGGTCGCGGCGCAGGTTGCGGCCGCCGTCGGAATTGCCGCCGATGATGTCTTCGCCGATGTCCTCCCCGAGGGCAAGGTCGAGGCCGTGCAGAAGCTGCAGGAAGCCGGCAAGACCGTGGCGATGGTCGGCGACGGCGTGAATGATGCTGCGGCGTTGGCGCAGGCCGACCTTGGGATCGCCATGGGCGCCGGGACGGATGTTGCCATCGAGGCTGCGGACATCACGGTGATGGGCAGCGATCTGGGCCAGGTGGTCCAGTCCATCGAGCTGAGCCGCAAGACCCTGAGCACCATCAAGAGCAACCTGTTCTGGGCTTTCGCGTACAACACCCTCGGCATCCCGGTGGCGGCGTTCGGGCTGCTGAACCCGATGATCGCGGGCGCTGCGATGGCTGCGAGCTCGGTCCTGGTGGTGGCGAATTCCCTGCGGCTGCGGGCCTTCGCCCGGTAGGCCGGGTTACCCGCGGACCAGTTCCCGGCGCACGGCCTCGGGATCGGGGTTGGTGACAACCCCGTCGCGCAGGATGACCGTGGGTACCGTTTCGTTGCCGTCGTTATGCTCGCGCACAAACGCGGCTGCCTCGGCATCGCGCCAGATGTTGACCCACTGCGCCTTGCGCCGGGTCCGGCCCAGCGTGGCCATCATGCGTATGCAGTACACGCAGCCCGGACGCCAGAAAATCACCACGCCCGGCTCGTGGTCCTGGCCCCGCCGCAGCGCTGACCACGGTTTTTGCCGGCCGCCGAAAACGGGACTGACGAACCATGCGGCGGCCAGCAGGATCGCGGCGACGACGAGGGCCTGCACCCACTCCCCCCGGCTGCCGTAAACGACCAGCATCATGCCGGCGACAGCGGCCAGGACGATCGCATTGGACCAGTGCAGGAGCGGCTTCACGGGCTAGCCGGCGGCGCCATAGCGGACGGCCGCGCGGGCCTTTGCCTTGGCTGCTTCTTCAAACCGTTCTTCGGCGGTGCGGTGGTCACCAGCGAATCGAGCAGGTGCGCCGTGATGTGCGCGATTTCGTGCACCGCTTCGTTGAAGGCCTCTTCATTGGCCTTGGAGGGTTTGTTGGTGCCGCTGACTTTGCGGACGTACTGCAATGCGGCGGCCTCGACCTCGGCGCTCGTGGCGGACGGCTCGAAATTGTAGAGCCGGCGGATGTTGCGGCACATGGAAGCTCCTCGGGTTTCTGGATTGCCTCTTTCCAGTGTGCGCCAGAGGGCCGGTGGGATGTAAGAGGAAAGGCCCCCGCCGCCGTCGTAATCGGCAGCAGGAGCCCATCCCGCATCGAACTCTCCGGAAAAGCTAGCGGCTGTTGGTCAGCTCCCGCTCGGGTGCCCCGCCCTGGCTGCCGGCGGCGGCAGGCTCGCCCAGCACCGGCTTGCCGAGCATGGAGATCACTACGGCGCCGAGCAGCATGGGGATGATGAACAGGAAGTACAGGTCGGTCGGCTGCCAGCCGCCGTCCATCAGCGCGCCGGCGATCATCGGGGATGCAATGGCGCCGACGCGGCCCATGCCGATGACAAGTCCCAGCGCCGTGCCGCGCACCTCGGAGGTGTAGTAGGTCGGGCTGATGGCGAGCATGCCTGCGATCGGGGCGTTGGAGCCGAAACCGACCAGGGCGGCCGCCAGCAGCGCGCCGGCGAGCGATCCGGTGGACAGGGAGAACGCGCCGAACGTTAGGCCGCCGATGACGAAGAAAACGGCCAGGACCTTGCGCATCGGGAAGCGGGACCCGAAGAATCCAAGGACGACGGCGCCGACGATGGCTCCGGTGCTGAAGAGGACACCGGCAGTGATGCCGTCCTGCTCGCTGAAGCCGCTGGCGGTCACCAGCTTCGGGGTCCAGGAGTTGGCGAAGTAGAAGCTGGCCATCAGGATGAAGTACGCCAGCGAAATGAGGATGGTGCGGCGGGCGTTGACGCCGGTGAGCACGTCTGCGAAACGGGACTTCTTCTTGGCCGGCGCCGGCGCCGGCGCGGGCAGTTCCGTGACCGCGGGCTGTTCGATCCGGGCCAGGACCTTGTTGACGCGCTCCAGCGCATTGGCCGGCCGGCGGACCAGCAGGTAGTCGACAGACTCCGGCACCCCACGGAGGATGAGCGGAATCATGATGGCGGTGATGATCGCGCCGAAGAGGAAGGCCGAGCGCCAGCCGAACTGCAGGATCAGCACGCCGGTGGCCATGCCGCCGAGGACGCCGCCGATCGGCTGGCCGATGCTGACGATTGCCAGGGAGGTGGAGCGCCGCTTGGCGTTGGTGAACTCGGATGCGAGGACGTTGGCGGTGGCCTGCAGCGTGCCCACGGCCAGGCCGGTGATGAAGCGCAGCACCACGAGAAGTTCGTAGCTGGGCACGAAGGCCGAGGCGAGCATGCCCAGGGCGACAACCAGGGCTCCGAGCGCCAGCGTCTTCTGGCGGCCGATGATGTCGGCGATGGTGGAGACGAAGATCGAGCCGATCGCCATGCCGACCAGGGCCGAGCTGAGCAGGATGCCGAGCTGCGAAGCGCTCAGGCCCCAGTATTCGCTGACGGCGTTGGCGCTGAACGCCATGACGAGGACGTCGAAGCCGTCGATCATGTACAGCGCGGTGCAGATGGCAATGACGCCGACCTGGGTGCGCTTCATGGAGGCCGCTTCGATGCGCGACTTGATATCCATTGCAGGGCCTTACTGTTGCTGACTGGGTCGCGGGCCAACGGGAGAACGTCGGCCACACGGGGCGGTGTTCGTGATACGAACGGGTGTTCAAAATCACCGCAGCCATTAACTATATGAGCTCCGCTACCCCACCATGTGCCGCAGGCCATAGCTTGAGACACAACTCACAGCATTTACCCGTGCGCCCTCAGCCGCGGTCCACGCAGTTCATCGAGCCGGACCAGCACCACGCCCAGCACGATCAGCGCACCACCGATCAGCTGGATGGCCGCCGGCAGTTCACCCAGCAGCAGCCACGCCCACAGCACGGCAAAGAGCACCTCGGTCAGGGAGACGAAAGACGCCACCTTGGTGCCGAGGGCCCGGGCGGCCATGATGCCCGTAATGTAGGAGATCACGGTGGACAGCAGCACCAGCGCCGCCAGCGGCACCCACCAGCTCGTCCGCCAGCCGGCAAGGCTGACATCTGCGGTGCTGACCGCCATGGGCAGAATCCGGGCCGCACCCAGCACCACCATGGACGCACCGCCCACCAGCAGTCCGCCCGCAGCCAGCACCAGCGGCGGCAGGGATTCATTGTGCCGGGCGGTGATGAAGAAGTAGATGACCAGGCACACTGCGGCCGCAAGGCCCCAGAGGACACCGCCGAGGTCCAGGCGCACGTCGCCGAAGACATCCAGCACCAGCACCAGTCCGGCCACGGCCAGGACGGTGCCGGCCATCGTGGCGGAGCCGGGCCTCCGGCGGCTGGTCAGCCACAGCCAGAGCACGATCAGCACGGGCGCCAGGAACTCAAGCAGCAGCGCGACGCCAACAGAGAGCGTAGAGACGGCGTTGAAATAGGCGAGCTGGCAGCCGGCAACGCCGATCAGCCCGAACAGCACGATGGTCTTCCAGTTCTGCCGGACCTGGCTCCAGCGGCCGTGCAGCACAATAAGCGCCGGAACCGTGAGCACCAGGGCGGCCCCGAGCATGCGGACGGCAACGGCGGCGCCGGGTGTCCAGCCCGCCTCCAGCAGGGACTTCGCAAACGATCCCGACAATCCGAACACCGCCGAGGAGAACAGGGCGATCCCCACCCCGGAAACGGCGGAGGAATTGATGACGCCGCTTGCAGGCTTGACTGACACGGTACCGCCGCCCATGACTACCTCGAATGCGCTAATTGACAGCCCTCCACCCCGGCTGAATGCGAAAAATCGGGGTATGTCAGGACCTAAAGGTGGATATAGTAGTGACAGTAATGCCGAGCATATTCAGGAGTCAAGATGGTGTTTGCCCATGACACGGAAAGATCGTTGGTCGACGCGGCCAAGCTGATCAACACCGCCGAGTCCGAGGTGGACCAGTTGAACACCCTGGCGGACTTGGACGAGTTCGTGAAGGCGAACGAGTACTCCGGCTCACGCAGCCACACCATGGGGGAGCTGCGCGCGGTGCGCCATCTGCGGCCCCGGTTGCGGGCAGTCTGGACCGCGGAGGAAGACGAAGCCGTGCGCCTGGTCAACAACATCCTGCGCAACGGCCGCGCCCTGCCCCAGCTGGTCCAACACGACGGCTGGGACTACCACCTGCACGCCACCACGCCGGATGCGCCGTTGGACATCCGGATGGCGGTCGATGCGGCCATGGCCCTGGTGGACGTGATCCGCGAGAAGGAACTCGTCCGGCTGCGAGTCTGCGCCGCGGAAGACTGCAACGCCGTCCTGGTAGACCTTTCCCGCAACCGCTCCAAGCGCTTCTGCGATACCGGCAACTGCGCCAACCGCACCCACGTGGCCGCCTACCGCGCGCGAAAGGCAACCGCGTAAGTGCCGTCCGGATATTGCGGATCACCAAATCATCAGTACGCTGAGGAATAGTCCGGCAATAGTGTCTGATGAACTGGAGGAGCCCTCATGTTGAAGAAGATTGTGTTTGTAGCAGGCGTCGGCGCCGGCTTTGTGCTCGGCTCCCGGGCGGGCCGCGAAAGCTACGAGAAGATCAAGGCCCAGGCGCAGAAGCTGTGGAACGATCCCAAGGTCCAGCACAAGGTCTCCGAAGGAACCGAGTGGGCCAAGGAGAAGGCGCCGCAGGTGCAGGAAAAAGTGACCGGGAAGGCCCGGGAAGTTCTCCATAAGAACGACGGCGGATCCTCCTCCACCTCGTCCGGCACCTCGGCTTCCGGTACCGCGAGCCACACTCTCAGTGACCCGGACTCAACCGGAACCACCACCGGCATGATCCCGTAGGTTCCGCCTGTCTGGATCCCAGGGCCGGTCCGCTCCCGATTCCGAGGGCGGACCGGCCCTGGGTTTATGCGCTACATGCGCCCGTAACGGGCACGGATGATCGCGAAAACCCCGTAGCACATCAATCCGACGGCGATGGCGACCAGGGCGACAATGCCGAAGGGCTGCTCCGGGAGCGCCTTCAGGCTGCCGTCCAGGCCGGTCGATTGCCGGGGCTGGTGCGTGACGGCGGCGATGATGATCAGCAGCCCGACCAGGAACAGGGCAACACCCTTCGCGATATGTCCTACTATGCCGAGGACGCGCAGCAGCCTGCCGCGTTTCGAATCGCCGAAGTCCAGCTCGTCTGTGAACTGTCTGCGGAGCGCCTTGACCACAAAGTAGATCCCGATGCCGATGACCGTGCCGCCCACCGCCACCAGGAACGGCACGCCCAGCGGATGCTGGAGCATCGCGATGGTGAAGTCTTTGGTGGATTCGCCTGAGTCCGATTCGTCTCCGAGGGCGAACCGCGCAAACATGAACGCGAACAGGGCATAGGTCACGCTCAAGGAACCGGACGAGATGCCCTTGGAGATCTGCTCCTTGCGCGGCAGGTGCCGGGCCCGCAGGGACGCCTCGCTGAGCTGCCAAAGTGCGAGGCCCAGGCAGCTGGCGAAGCAGGTCCACATGAGCAGCGGGCCCAGCACCGGCCGTGACGCCAGGATCTCCACGGCGCCGGCAGGATCCGCCTCGCCGTAACCGCCCAGGGCGATCCGCAGGGCAATGGCGCCGATAAGAATGTGGACCAGTCCGAGTACGGCGAAGCCGACGCGTGCAAAGACGTCCAGCGTCGTCGTGTTGGAAAGCTCTTCGGCGGCGTCCGCTGCGTGTGCTGCCGAAGAGCCAGGTTCATTCCCGGCACCCATACCAGAGTCTTACCAGCAGGCGGCCCGCACCTCAACCACGGTGCCCGGCGGCGAACGGCTCCCCGGGATCCAGATCGATGACGGTGCGCAGCGGCCCGATCAGCGAATCCTCCCAGGAACAGGTCAGCACCAGGCCGTCCGGACCGTTCAAAGTGGTGCCGCCGGCGATCACGGGCCCGTTCTCGTAGAGGTAGGCGGCCACGTTGAAGGCCAGCTCCACCAGCATGTTGGGGTCCTTGTCCCGGAAGTGGATCTGCACATCGGGTAGGCCCAGTTGGTACATGCCCAGGCTGTCCACCACCATGGCGCCCTCGTCATTGGTCACCAGGAAGAACCGCATGTTCACCGGTCCCGCCAGCGGATGCGCCGCCTCAAGTTCGCCCGGTTCCCGCCAATGGGAGTTGTGCAGCCACCGGATGGCCGCCGGGTGGGTCTCCCCCACCAGGAACTGGAGGACGCTGCGGAACGATTCCAACCGCGGCTTCGGTTCAAAGGTACTGGACAGGACTTCCGTGACCAGGACCCGGTGCGTGCAGCCGGGCACCACCTGATCGGCATCGGGCCAGGTCCAGCTTTGGTCTGTGGGCGTGGCTTCGAGCGCGTCCGCCGCGGGCAGCGGCTCGGACGGTTCCGCCAGCCCGGTGCTGAGGCTGACGGTCTTGCCCCGGAGCTCAAACGAATGCTCGCGGTGCGGGAGCAGGATGACGCCTTCGGAGAAGGCAGCGCCGGGGAACCGGGCCTCCAGCCTTTCGCGCAATGCCGCCGAGGAGAGGCCCGGATCGCCCTGGTACCAGAGCTCGGCCACCAGCAGGGTCTTGCCCTCGGCGGTCTCACCGGTCTGCGCAGGACGGGCCTGCGCCTGCCCGGCCTGCTCGGCTTGCTCGGCTTGCTCGGCTTGCTGGAGTTCTGCCTGGTCCGGAGCCGCTGGTTCCGCTGGCGGCTGCGGTTCGTCCTGCCCAAAAGTCATGGCCCCAGCTTGTCAGCTCGGGGCCATGGAAAGCCAGCGGGTTGATCCGCCGACCGAAGGGTCAGGCGATCACACCTGCGGACGGTGGCTGCCGCCGTCGTCGTTCTGGTCTTCATCGCGCGGGGTGTCGGGATCCGCCTGGGGCTCCCGGGGAGCACGCTTGGGCCCGCCCACGCTGCCGGCGCCGCCCGGAATCTTGGCAGAACTGCGGTTGACGCCCGAGCCCTGGCTGAGGTGGTCCGGGTTGTCCTTGCCGGCCATGGTCAGCACGGCCACCACCAGCAGCGAGGCGATGAACGCGACGCCGGCCGCGGTGACACCAAGGTCCCAGCGGAGCTGGTTTTCGGCGCCGCCGGTGGAGAAGATCATCGTGCAGAAACCGGCGATCACACCGAGCACGGCGGAGAAAATCAGCGGCCCCTTGACCGACATCCGCGGTCCGTTCGGCTCGCCCGAAGCGTTGTTGCCCACGATGAATTCCTCCTGGTTACTGCGAAAAGTCTCACCCCAGTCTACCGGCTGTAGAAGACGTCGGGATTTGCATGTGGGCGCAGTCACGGCTGCGGGCCGGGGGTCAGCTGGCGCGGTTAGCTGGCGGTTGCCTTGCGGGAATCGAAGCGGTAGGTCAGGGCAGCGATCCCCAGCACGACGGCGGTGATGATCGCCGCGCCGCCGAGGACACCCAGCAGTGCGTGCGCGCCGAGGTAGGTGAAGAACGGCAGGGCCGCGCCGAAGCCCACCGAGACGGCGCCGACGATCAACCAGTCCTTGGACAAAACCGATCCGTGCGGGCCGCGGTTCTGCCACCACAGCACCAGTTCCGCGCCGCCGCCGATGAGCAGCGCCGCCGTGGCGAGGATGGTGAAGGTGGACGGCGTCTGCAGGGCGAACGCGAGCGCACCCGCGACGGCGAACGCGCCGGCTTCGAGCTGCAGCAGCGTCCGGTATTCGTTGGCTTCGGGCTTCCGCGCCAGCAGCCACACCGCCGCGCCGCTGAGCAGCAGGAACGCGCCGCCGGCCAGGGCCATGACCGTGTCCCCCGGCTCGGGCCAGAAGATGGTGAGGATGCCGAACGCGGCCGCGACAAGGGCCCGCATCAAAACGGGCTGCCAGTAGGCGGCGGCCTGGACAGTGCTGTTAGTGCTCACCCCTCGAGTTTAGTGCGCTCCGGTGACCATCCATGCATCCGTGCGGACCCGCCAGTCGAGCGTCAGGCCCCGCGCGGCCATGTAGCCCAGCCCGAATGCCGCCCAGAGCCAGGCCAGTCCGGTGACGCCGCTGAGTTCCGATATCTGGACCCAGACCAGCAGCGGCAAGTAGACCAAGAGATTTACGACGCCGGCAATCGCCAGATACTTTGCGTCACCGGCGCCGATCAGCACGCCGTCGAGTACGAAAACGAAACCGCAGACCGGCTGGCTGAGGGCCAGCAACAGCACCCCGATGGCGAACGCATCCTGCACGGCTCTGTCCGAGGAGAAGATCCAGCCCAGGTGCGGCCCGGCGAGCGCCAGCAGCACCCCGGTGACGACCCCGAAGCCCACGCCCCAGACGATCATCCGGCGGGTCAGCGAATGCGCCAGCGCCTTGTTGCCCGCGCCGAGTTCCTTACCGATCAGCGCCTGCGCCGCGATGGCGATGGCGTCCAGCGCGAAGGCGAGGAAGGTGAAGACCGTCATGACCAGTTGGTGCGCGGCCAGGCTCACCGGGCCCTGTGCCGTGGCGACGAAGACGGTGGCCAGAATCGCGATCCGCAGGCTCAGGGTGCGCAGCATCAGCCACGAGCCCACGTGCGTGGTGGCCTTGACCCCGGTCCAGGTGGGCGCCAGCGGTACGCCGTATTTCAGGCTGCCGCGGTAGACGATGACCAGATAAACGGCGGCCATCCCCCACTGCACCAGGCTTGTGCCCATCGCCGATCCAGCGACGGACAGGTCCAGCCCGTAGACCAGAACGAAATTCAGCCCGATGTTGACCAGGAAACCGATGCCGGCCACCAGCAACGGGGTCTTGGTGTCCTGCAGCCCGCGGAGCACACCGGTTGCCGCCAGCACGATCAGCATCGCGGTCAGTCCCGGCATGGACCACCGCAGGTAGTCCACCGCGTAGCCGTGCACCTCGCCCGCCGCGCCCATCGCGGAGGCCAGCGCGGGTGCCGACACCCAGCCCGCGACCGACAGCACGAGGCCCAGGAAGAACGCGAGCCAGATGCCGTCCCGGCCCACGGCGAGCGCATCCGCGTGCCGTCCGGCACCGAGCAGCCGGGCCACCGCGGGCGTGGTCGAATAGGCCAGGAACACCATCAGGCCCACCACCGTTTGCACCACGGTTGCCGCGAGTCCCACGCCGGCCAGCTGCGCCACACCGAGGTGGCCGACAATCGCAGAATCCGCCAGCAGGAACAGCGGTTCGGCGATCAGCGCGCCGAAGGCCGGCAGCGCGAGGGCGAAGATGGTACGGTTCAGGCCCTGCCCAGTGACGGGCGCGACGGGTTGTTTAGGACTCACGCCTCCCAGCTTAGGACTCCGCACCGACTATCCAGGCCTGAGGAAACGGCAGGCCGGTCCGTTCGCCGTCGTTAGTGGCTGTTGCCGAGGACCTACCGGAAGCGGCGGCCCTGGTCCCGCCGGTTCGCCCAGAGCGCCAGCGCGCCCAGCACCACGGTCCACGCCACCAGGCAAAGAACCGAGCTGGCGTGCATGCCCTGGCCGGAGAGTACCTGGACAGCGATGTCGCGCGCCGCCCGGGACGGCAGGAACAGCGAGAACGTGTTCAGCCAGTCGGGGAACATGATCGGCGGCAGCATCATTCCGCCGGCGAACGCCATCGGGAAGAACACCACCTGGGTCACGGCGATCGCCACCTTGGAAGTGCAGAGGTAGCCGATGAACAGCCCGAGCGCCAGGAACGGCAGCCCGCAGAACAGCCAGACCACCACGGACAGCGGAATCCGGCCCCAGGACAGGTCGCCGCTGGTGAAGGCCTCCGGCGCCGAGGTCATCAATCCGCCCAGGATCAGCACCGGAATCAGCGCGAAGAACGCGAACATCATCGCCGTCAGCGCCCGCGCGATGGTCGGCGGCACCGGCCCCGCGGGCAGCGTGCGGAGGTAGCTGTTCCACGGGTTGGCCCGCTCCTCCGCGATGCCGATGCCGTAGTTGAACAGGAACGAGCTCATGACGCCGAACAGGGCCAGTTGGGCGATCGCGGTCAGCGCGGTGATCGGGTTCGACGTGACCATCCCCTGCGGAATCACGAAGAACAGCAGGGCCAGGGTCGGGAAGACTGTGGAGGAGATGACGGCCACGGGAATGCGCAGCTGCTCCAGCACCTGCGCCTTGGTGTGCGCCTTGAGCAAGGCCGCCTGAGTCGGCGGCGCGGGAGTGTGATGGGCCAGGGTGGTCATGCCGGATCCTTTGCGGTCTCGGTTGCTGCTTCGGAGGAATGGCGGGTCAGGGCCAGGAACGCCTCTTCGAGGCTGGCGGCGTGGACTTCCAGCCCGCTGAATTCGACGCCGTCGCGGACCAGTTGCCGGACGGTGGCATCCGCGTCCTGCGTCACCACGGTGGTGATGCCCTTGGCGCTGGTGGCGGCGCTGACGGCCTGCGGGAAGGATTCAAAGAACGACGCCGGCAGCTGGCTTTTGAACGAGACCTTGCTGATTGCCACATGGCTGCGGATCTCGTCCACGCTGCCGTCTGCGATCACGGTCCCCCGGTCGATCACCACCACGCGGCTGGCCAACGCCTGGATCTCTTCGAGATAGTGGCTGGTGATCAGCAGCGTTCCGCCGCCGCGGCGGTATTCTTCCAGCCGCTGCCACAAGGTTTCGCGGGCGTCCACGTCCAAGCCGGTGGTCGGTTCGTCCAGCACCACCAGGCGCGGCCGGCCCACCAGCGCCAGCGCCACGAGCAGCCGGCGCTGCTGGCCGCCGGAGAGCGCGCCGCACTGTTTTTCGGCCATGTCGCTCAGGCCAAAGTCGGCCAGCAGTTCCGCGGTGGGAACCGGGTCCGGATAGTGCGCCGCAACGAAGTCCACGGTCTCGCGCAGCTTCAGGGTCTGCGGGACGGAGGTGGCCTGCGGCGTGGTGCCCAGCTGCAGCCGAGCCTTCGGGTCCAGCGGGCTGCGCCCGAACAGTTCCACCGTGCCGGAGTCGGCTCGGCGGAGGCCGGTGAGCAGGCTGATGAGCGTGGACTTGCCCGCGCCGTTGGGCCCGAGCAGGCCGAGCGCTTCGCCGGCGTGGATGTCCAGGTTGATGCCGCTCAGCGCCGCGGTGTTGCCGAAGCTCTTGGTGGCATTCACGACGGAGGCGAGCACCGCCGACTCTTCTATGTCTGTCAAGCGCTCTTCAGGCACGGGCTCGCGGCGTTGAGCGTGCGGTGGACGCGTCGGGCTAGGTAGCGTTTGATGCATCGGCGGATTTCCCGGTCGGTGCGTCCTTCTGTTCGCCGTTTCTCCACGTATCTCCGGGTCTCCTCGTCGTGGGTCATCTTGGTGAGAGCGACCATGTGGAGAGCGCGGTTCAGGTTTCTGTCTCCGCCTCGGTTCAGGCGGTGCCGGACGGTGTTTCCTGAGGAAGCGGGGATAGGATTCACGCCGGCCAGGGAGGCGTAGGCCGCCTCGTTCCGAACCCGTCCCTGATGGGACCAGGCGGTGAGGCAGGTCGCTGCAGTGACGGACCCAAAGCCCTTTTCATGCAGCAGGGGTGCGGCCTCGCTGATCTGTACCAGCTCGGTCACTTGCTTGTCATTGGCTTTGAGCTGGTCATCGAGTTCGAGGACACGTTTGGCCAACCGCGTTGCCTCGGTCCGGGCGATGGTCAGGGACAGTTCCTCCTCTCGGGCGCGCCACCGCGACGCTTCAGCGATCTGAGCTGCTGAGAGTGCCCTGCGGGCGTCCAATCCCAGATCATTGGTGCGCAGCAGTGCGGTGAGCGAGTTGACCGAACGGGTGCGCTCGGCGCTCATGGCGTCGCGGGCCGTGACCAGGATCCGCAAGGCCTGGCGCACCCCCTCGTTGAGCCTCGGGCGGCATAGCTTCGCCTGTGGCAGCGGCAACGCGGCTGCGGCAATGTGGTGCGCATCGAGGGCATCGGATTTGCCGACGCCGTGGCGTTTCTTCGCGTCCATTCGCGGAGCCTCGGCCACCGGGTAACCCTCGGCGGCGACAGCGCCGGCCAGGACGGCTCCGTAAGATGCGGCGCCTTCGATCACCCACAGCGTGTCAGCGTCTGCGTCGGTGCGGCGGGCCACCCACGCGATGGCCCTGTTGATGCCGGCAGACGTCGTTGGGAAGTCTCGGGTATCGATCAGCTCGCCGGTCCTGGCTGCAAGGATCGCGTAGACGTGATTGCGGGCGTGGGTGTCGACGCCCACGACAAACGGGTAGGAATGCGCGACGATAGAAATGGCGGTCACGGCACCTTTCCTCAGTGATGGAGATGGTCAGGCCGCTGTCGGCCGGTACCAGTCCGGGTAGGAAACACATCGGAACAGCACTGTGACGGGTCACGCGCCTCAAGGCGGCGGACAATCTTCTGATCAAGCTACCGAGGTGGGCCGGACAGGTCCGGCCGGCCCGCGCCACGGATGGACAAGTCGGCGGCAAGACACTTCATGGTCAACGTACGCTCGAGTCACATCCATGGCCGGCGGAACGGCCAGTACCCATCCTGCCAGCCAGTCCCAGACCAGCTACAAGAAAGTCTCACAGTCGTACGCTGTTCGGGCTTGGAATTTGGGTTGGAATTGGGGTTGGAAGCGGATTCAGCAATGGGGACAGCAACTGGTGCAGGGACTTTCATCGGTACTCCTGGATGAGTGCGGATACTTGCCGTTCGTGCGTCTCTGGCCGTTCGTGCGGTGTTGCGGTGCCTAGGGCAGGCCGGTGAGCAACTCGCGCAGCGCCACCCGGTACTGCGCGT
Encoded proteins:
- a CDS encoding heavy metal translocating P-type ATPase → MEVAPTRLVELEIEGMTCASCVNRVERKLGKLEGVQASVNLPLESAQVTVPENVSDQQLLDTVKATGYRARIKASPRPASNRKVPEAGTPGQRELWHSEEPGEPANSTASERRDAREGAPDDEHGEHEDHMAHGGTASQLRPRLWAATILTLPIFAISMIPGAQFPHWGWVVFALSIPVVFWSAWPFHRAAAINARHLASTMDTLVSIGVLAAFFFSAWQLLMDPMMTQHVHGSMADHALYFETAAVVTTFLLLGRYLEANAKQKAGNALKSLLDLGAKEATVLRDGAEVKVSAEQLVPGDLIVVRPGEKIATDGYVVEGHSAVDTSLITGESVPVEVDVDDTVTGATINTSGRLLVRATRVGSDTTLAQMGRLVSQAQAGKAPIARLADRISSVFVPIVIAIAVVTFVLWLVLTGDLESAFTAAVTVLVIACPCALGLATPTALLTGTGRGAQLGILIKGPQILEDTRHVDTILLDKTGTVTTGKQAVSGVVALGSHTEDEVLALAGAVESGSEHPIAHAIVEAAKERLTAAATRTGVTAAGTSAQPGLPALADFHSAAGGGVRGIVTNNDGGRLTVVAGRTGWLEENGINLPPQDRAMLLEQQESGATAIWVAVDGGLAGIVSLKDTIKDSSAAAIARLKELGLRPILLTGDNGAVAAQVAAAVGIAADDVFADVLPEGKVEAVQKLQEAGKTVAMVGDGVNDAAALAQADLGIAMGAGTDVAIEAADITVMGSDLGQVVQSIELSRKTLSTIKSNLFWAFAYNTLGIPVAAFGLLNPMIAGAAMAASSVLVVANSLRLRAFAR
- a CDS encoding glutaredoxin domain-containing protein; this encodes MKPLLHWSNAIVLAAVAGMMLVVYGSRGEWVQALVVAAILLAAAWFVSPVFGGRQKPWSALRRGQDHEPGVVIFWRPGCVYCIRMMATLGRTRRKAQWVNIWRDAEAAAFVREHNDGNETVPTVILRDGVVTNPDPEAVRRELVRG
- a CDS encoding MFS transporter; its protein translation is MDIKSRIEAASMKRTQVGVIAICTALYMIDGFDVLVMAFSANAVSEYWGLSASQLGILLSSALVGMAIGSIFVSTIADIIGRQKTLALGALVVALGMLASAFVPSYELLVVLRFITGLAVGTLQATANVLASEFTNAKRRSTSLAIVSIGQPIGGVLGGMATGVLILQFGWRSAFLFGAIITAIMIPLILRGVPESVDYLLVRRPANALERVNKVLARIEQPAVTELPAPAPAPAKKKSRFADVLTGVNARRTILISLAYFILMASFYFANSWTPKLVTASGFSEQDGITAGVLFSTGAIVGAVVLGFFGSRFPMRKVLAVFFVIGGLTFGAFSLSTGSLAGALLAAALVGFGSNAPIAGMLAISPTYYTSEVRGTALGLVIGMGRVGAIASPMIAGALMDGGWQPTDLYFLFIIPMLLGAVVISMLGKPVLGEPAAAGSQGGAPERELTNSR
- a CDS encoding EamA family transporter, with amino-acid sequence MGGGTVSVKPASGVINSSAVSGVGIALFSSAVFGLSGSFAKSLLEAGWTPGAAVAVRMLGAALVLTVPALIVLHGRWSQVRQNWKTIVLFGLIGVAGCQLAYFNAVSTLSVGVALLLEFLAPVLIVLWLWLTSRRRPGSATMAGTVLAVAGLVLVLDVFGDVRLDLGGVLWGLAAAVCLVIYFFITARHNESLPPLVLAAGGLLVGGASMVVLGAARILPMAVSTADVSLAGWRTSWWVPLAALVLLSTVISYITGIMAARALGTKVASFVSLTEVLFAVLWAWLLLGELPAAIQLIGGALIVLGVVLVRLDELRGPRLRAHG
- a CDS encoding CGNR zinc finger domain-containing protein, with protein sequence MVFAHDTERSLVDAAKLINTAESEVDQLNTLADLDEFVKANEYSGSRSHTMGELRAVRHLRPRLRAVWTAEEDEAVRLVNNILRNGRALPQLVQHDGWDYHLHATTPDAPLDIRMAVDAAMALVDVIREKELVRLRVCAAEDCNAVLVDLSRNRSKRFCDTGNCANRTHVAAYRARKATA